In the Tetrapisispora phaffii CBS 4417 chromosome 7, complete genome genome, one interval contains:
- the AAT1 gene encoding aspartate transaminase AAT1 (similar to Saccharomyces cerevisiae AAT1 (YKL106W); ancestral locus Anc_2.475), with protein sequence MRYIIPVKYRIFKHALQSVCKVSVVFRRFNYTCSKLVVPEAPSDKILGLNDLFKRDQNKNKVNLTVGIYKDEKGSVTTLLSILEAQKIVEKSNNHDLSYLPIAGHEGYRKAVKRFLFDECVSKGEIIEQERISLIQTLSGTGALAITSRFLSTFVSDTVWISDPSWVNHDNIFEKNGFKNINHYSYVKNGILTVDEWLDDLKRDPGKDKSTKPQAVVLHACCHNPTGIDPTKEEWERILDEIYNLNMIPIVDMAYQGLDTGNLKNDAYLLKMILNEKKYKSWSNGIFVCQSFAKNMGLYSERVGSLSIVVPPNSEGLKKNIDSQLQKIVRSIYSSPPSYGSKIAYSVLSDPILKEKWFQDVEKMVNRLTHVRMEMHKRLEWPDLINKNQQHGMFYFINLNEKQIKYLRDKYSIYLTLDGRMSLSGVNSSNIDYVCAALKDAIS encoded by the coding sequence ATGAGATATATCATCCCCGTTAAGTACAGAATTTTTAAGCATGCTTTGCAGTCTGTGTGTAAAGTTTCGGTTGTATTTCGTAGATTCAATTATACCTGTAGTAAGTTGGTAGTTCCTGAAGCACCATCCGACAAGATTTTGGGTTtgaatgatttatttaagaGGGATcaaaataagaataaagtGAATTTAACAGTAGGGATATATAAAGATGAAAAAGGATCGGTGACAACATTACTTTCGATTTTAGAAGCTCAGAAGATTGTAGAAAAGTCAAATAATCATGATTTATCATATTTACCAATAGCAGGACATGAAGGGTATAGAAAAGCTGTTAAAAggtttttatttgatgagTGCGTATCTAAAGGTGAAATAATTGAGCAAGAGAGAATAAGTTTAATTCAAACATTAAGTGGTACTGGTGCATTAGCAATTACCTCAAGATTTCTTTCAACCTTTGTCAGTGATACTGTTTGGATATCTGATCCATCCTGGGTTAATCATgacaatatatttgaaaagaatggttttaaaaatataaaccATTATTCGTACGTTAAAAATGGAATATTGACTGTGGATGAATGGTTGGATGATTTGAAAAGAGATCCTGGAAAAGATAAGTCCACTAAACCACAAGCAGTCGTTCTGCATGCCTGTTGTCATAACCCAACAGGAATTGATCCCACAAAAGAGGAATGGGAAAGAATCTTAGatgaaatttataatttaaatatgataCCCATTGTAGACATGGCATATCAAGGTTTAGACACCGGTAATCTTAAAAATGATGCATAtttgttgaaaatgataCTAAAcgaaaagaaatataagTCTTGGAGCAATGGTATATTTGTATGCCAATCGTTCGCAAAAAATATGGGTTTGTATTCTGAGAGAGTTGGCTCATTATCCATTGTAGTCCCTCCAAACAGTGAAggattaaaaaaaaatattgattccCAATTACAGAAAATAGTAAGAAGTATTTATTCTTCTCCTCCAAGTTATGGTTCTAAAATTGCATATTCAGTACTCTCTGATCctatattaaaagaaaaatggtTTCAAGACGTCGAAAAAATGGTTAATAGATTGACTCATGTACGGATGGAGATGCATAAACGTTTAGAATGGCCGGATTTGATAAACAAAAATCAGCAGCATGGTATGTTTTACTTTATTAATCTCAAtgaaaaacaaattaaGTACCTAAGAGacaaatattcaatatatctGACACTAGATGGACGGATGTCTTTAAGTGGAGTGAACTCATCGAATATAGATTATGTCTGTGCGGCATTAAAGGATGCAATTTCATAA
- the TPHA0G03170 gene encoding uncharacterized protein has protein sequence MLIKNKSNRKKKEDKYKIPYESERSEEESSNLASLAASFAYKYENSDVHVVPSNSSGDEKKNFKRKSSMNLRFNYKTGSTNNENKHGFLKHNIFRHKSLRILSNKENSFDNEHIQDASTHKRHYSLYSAGKNGKLSRQSDRMLPLSPSEPKERIVTDNKPVDFERETVDIPVYQHINETDSAYYPNINDENFINILDNISLEEHMPIIAKVVCDNSELINDTQDVLIRPDSFEGNADGEIIYNIIDPTAAYNRLDGNENIITNPDDGIDMKMAEVTDLLSQAIMEGQNTPDSVTAINQFKNRASYFSSNLSNSSITTSLQIESTKGTPRRINNKDVGSSLQDTDNISTTFRHNNNKVPQKDEVIKLSFNQLFNDKQRRLQRNSSVPISVPHKGDDNFGTSISNSDINNEKLLRKKGSLPNLKYNNNIPYDNSKLRLTNIVPPTRSSRRPATSPVSNNKIFFNILDDNNGESSFSSNCHENSYTTNVLFSDSDTVSDRIFSTGNPSSSSLNVSISSPGKNKHSDFAPPPAISEIQTGTSSNYSDKIMQNIQVPKPNPYVTKIDFTNEIHVDSHQDQYSTIAGMQQNHHSNIDEIHHSKAFGKKFKSIVSKRLSKITH, from the coding sequence ATgctaattaaaaataagtCCAACaggaagaagaaagaggacaaatataaaattcCATATGAATCTGAGAGATCTGAGGAAGAATCTTCAAATCTTGCCTCCTTAGCTGCTTCATTTGCTTATAAGTATGAAAACAGTGATGTCCATGTTGTACCCTCTAATTCCTCTGGTGatgaaaagaagaatttcAAACGTAAGAGTAGTATGAATTTGagatttaattataaaactgGTTCAactaataatgaaaataaacatGGTTTTCTAAAGCATAACATCTTTAGACACAAATCCCTGAGAATCttatcaaataaagaaaatagtTTTGATAATGAACATATTCAAGATGCGTCGACTCATAAACGCCATTACAGTCTCTATTCTGCTGGTAAGAATGGAAAGCTATCTAGGCAGTCTGACAGAATGTTACCTCTTAGTCCATCAGAGCCAAAGGAGAGGATTGTTACTGACAACAAACCAGTAGATTTTGAAAGAGAAACAGTAGATATACCGGTATATCAACATATTAATGAAACGGATTCCGCTTATTatccaaatattaatgatgagaactttattaatattcttgataatatatcattagAAGAACACATGCCAATTATAGCGAAGGTTGTATGTGACAATAGTGAATTAATAAACGACACACAAGATGTTCTGATAAGGCCTGATTCTTTTGAAGGAAATGCAGACGGcgaaataatatataatatcattGATCCTACAGCTGCATATAATCGTTTAGAtggaaatgaaaatattataacaAATCCAGATGATGGTATTGATATGAAGATGGCAGAAGTTACTGATTTACTTTCTCAAGCAATCATGGAAGGACAAAATACGCCAGATTCAGTAACCGCCATTAATCAATTCAAGAATAGAGCGTCATATTTCTCTTCTAACTTATCAAACTCAAGCATTACAACTTCTTTGCAAATTGAATCAACCAAAGGAACTCCACGGAGGATAAATAACAAAGATGTTGGAAGTTCCTTACAAGATACTGATAACATAAGTACAACATTTCGTcataacaataataaagtaCCTCAAAAAGATGAAGTAATAAAGCTATCATTCaatcaattatttaatgataaacaAAGAAGGTTGCAGAGGAATTCTTCCGTTCCAATTTCAGTACCACATAAAGGTGACGACAATTTTGGAActtcaatatcaaattcGGACATTAATAATGAGAAACTCTTGAGGAAAAAGGGATCTCttccaaatttaaaatataacaataatattccTTACGATAACTCTAAACTACGTCTGACGAACATTGTCCCACCTACAAGGTCATCAAGAAGACCGGCAACAAGCCCAGTATCcaacaataaaattttttttaatattctaGATGACAATAATGGTGAGAGTTCCTTTTCATCAAACTGCCACGAAAATAGTTACACCACAAATGTGTTGTTCTCTGATTCTGATACGGTTTCCGACAGAATATTTTCAACAGGTAATCCTAGTTCTTCAAGCTTAAATGTAAGTATATCAAGTCCTGGTAAAAATAAGCATTCAGATTTTGCCCCACCTCCAGCTATTTCTGAAATTCAGACAGGAACTAGTTCGAATTACTCTGATAAAATCATGCAAAATATTCAAGTTCCAAAACCAAACCCATACGTTACAAAGATAGATTTTACCAATGAAATTCATGTGGATTCTCATCAAGATCAATATTCAACTATTGCTGGAATGCAGCAAAACCACCATTCTAATATTGACGAAATTCACCACAGCAAAGCATTTGGTAAGAAGTTTAAATCAATCGTCTCAAAAagattatcaaaaataacaCATTGA
- the TPHA0G03180 gene encoding glutamine--fructose-6-phosphate transaminase (isomerizing) GFA1 (similar to Saccharomyces cerevisiae GFA1 (YKL104C) and YMR085W; ancestral locus Anc_2.477), with protein sequence MCGIFGYVNYLVEKSRGEIIDTLVEGLERLEYRGYDSTGIAIDGDEAGESLIYKQIGKVSELKKEIARANPDRDVTYVTHSGIAHTRWATHGQPKQVNCHPQRSDPNNTFVIVHNGIITNFRELKTLLVNNGFKFESDTDTECIAKLYKFIYDTNQKNGNELDFHELTKLVLLELEGSYGLLCKSSHYPGEIIATRKGSPLLIGVKSEKKLKVDFVDVEFGDDAIGRPETPILSTISEEGDDIRLTNGNGKLANGRNLTLKKSDPFEQHQVNANKLMPIAPNEFNLRYSQSRAFLSEDGTPNPVEFFVSSDASSVIKHTKKVLFLEDDDLAHIYDGELHIHRSRREVGASMTRSIQTLEMELAQIMKGPYAHFMQKEIYEQPESTLNTMRGRVDFDNSSVMLGGLAAWLPAIRRARKLIMIACGTSYHSCLATRAIFEELSETPVIIELASDFLDRKSPVFRDDVCLFVSQSGETADSILALNYCLERGALTVGIVNAVGSTISRITHCGVHINAGPEIGVASTKAYTSQFIALVMIALCLADDKVSQIERRKDIIKGLKAIPAQIKEVLNLEPQIKELCENELKDQKSLLLLGRGYQYASALEGALKIKEISYMHSEGILAGELKHGVLALVDEDLPIIAFATRDSLFPKVVTAIQQVTARKGHPIIICNKGDEVWNEKTHEDELAKIEVPQTVDCLQGLLNIIPLQLISYWLAVNKGIDVDFPRNLAKSVTVE encoded by the coding sequence ATGTGTGGTATATTTGGTTATGTTAACTATTTGGTTGAAAAATCAAGAGGTGAAATTATTGATACCCTTGTTGAAGGTTTAGAACGTCTAGAATATAGGGGATATGATTCTACTGGTATTGCTATTGATGGCGATGAAGCAGGCGAGAGTCTTATCTACAAGCAAATTGGTAAAGTCagtgaattgaaaaaagaaattgcCAGAGCCAACCCAGATAGAGATGTCACTTATGTTACCCATTCAGGTATTGCTCATACAAGATGGGCTACACATGGTCAACCAAAACAAGTTAATTGTCATCCACAAAGATCTGACCCAAATAACACTTTTGTTATTGTTCATAATGGTATCATTACTAACTTCAGAGAACTAAAAACTCTGTTAGTTAATAAtggtttcaaatttgaaagtGACACCGATACCGAATGTATCGCCAAGTTATATAAGTTCATCTATGACActaatcaaaaaaatggtAATGAGTTGGATTTCCACGAGCTAACAAAATTAGTTCTGTTAGAATTAGAAGGTTCTTACGGTTTATTATGTAAATCTTCTCATTACCCAGGTGAAATCATTGCTACTAGAAAAGGTTCCCCATTATTAATTGGTGTTAAGtctgaaaagaaattaaaggtTGACTTTGTTGATGTTGAATTCGGTGATGATGCCATCGGTAGACCAGAAACCCCAATTTTATCCACTATCAGTGAAGAAGGTGATGACATTAGATTGACAAATGGTAACGGTAAATTAGCTAACGGCAGAAATTTAACTTTGAAGAAATCTGATCCATTTGAACAACATCAAGTCAATGCTAATAAATTAATGCCAATTGCTCCAAATGAGTTTAACTTAAGGTACTCTCAATCTAGAGCTTTCTTATCTGAAGATGGTACTCCAAACCCAgttgaattttttgtttcttccGATGCTTCTTCTGTCATCAAACACACTAAAaaagtattatttttagaagatgatgatttgGCTCATATTTACGATGGTGAATTACACATTCATAGATCAAGAAGAGAGGTAGGTGCCTCCATGACAAGATCAATTCAAACTTTAGAAATGGAATTAGCTCAAATCATGAAGGGTCCATACGCTCATTTTATGCAAAAGGAAATTTACGAACAACCTGAATCTACATTAAATACCATGAGAGGCAGAGTTGACTTTGATAACAGCAGTGTTATGTTAGGTGGTTTGGCAGCTTGGTTACCTGCCATCAGAAGAGCAAGAAAGCTAATTATGATTGCTTGTGGTACTTCTTATCACTCTTGTTTAGCAACAAGGgcaatttttgaagaattatcaGAAACCCCTGTAATAATAGAATTAGCCTCTGATTTCTTGGACAGAAAATCACCAGTTTTTAGAGATGACGtttgtttatttgtttctCAAAGTGGTGAAACTGCTGATTCCATCTTGGCCTTGAATTATTGTTTAGAAAGAGGTGCATTGACAGTTGGTATTGTCAATGCAGTTGGTTCTACTATATCAAGAATTACCCATTGTGGTGTTCATATCAATGCCGGCCCTGAAATCGGTGTTGCTTCCACAAAGGCTTACACTTCCCAATTTATTGCTTTAGTAATGATTGCACTATGTCTAGCCGATGACAAAGTTTCTCAAATAGAAAGAAGAAAGGATATCATAAAGGGTTTAAAAGCTATCCCAGCTCAAATCAAAGAAGTTCTAAACTTGGAACCacaaattaaagaattatgtgaaaatgaattaaaggATCAAAAATCTTTGTTATTACTAGGAAGAGGCTACCAATACGCTTCTGCATTAGAAGGGGCATTAAAAATCAAGGAAATTTCATATATGCATTCTGAGGGTATTCTTGCCGGTGAATTGAAACATGGTGTTCTTGCATTAGTTGACGAAGACTTACCAATTATTGCTTTTGCTACAAGAGATTCTTTGTTCCCAAAGGTTGTCACTGCCATTCAACAAGTTACAGCAAGAAAAGGCCATCCAATTATTATCTGTAACAAGGGTGATGAAGTGTGGAATGAGAAGACACACGAAGATGAATTAGCTAAAATAGAAGTCCCACAAACTGTTGACTGTTTACAAggtttattgaatataatcCCATTACAATTAATATCTTATTGGTTAGCTGTTAATAAAGGAATTGATGTGGATTTCCCAAGAAATTTAGCCAAATCTGTCACTGTTGAATAG